Proteins co-encoded in one Parascardovia denticolens DSM 10105 = JCM 12538 genomic window:
- a CDS encoding endonuclease NucS domain-containing protein, whose protein sequence is MRIIVTECSARYSGRLNASLPTARRVILVKADQSCLIFSELGSYKPLNWMVAPCTLREFGPDSPRFVSACLDMEIGYADDLVHEEEDEDDNEDKNENNNNDENGINEGIENPDNDDAGIGAASTMEDEAETNETDETDGLDKADESDETEETDKSQETGTMSADLNQVPQEFIHVSADKGPDTLLIALWRIFSDQEFDLGQDPGLTKDGVEDHLQRFLAEQIERIGPGSRLVRREFPTPIGPVDIMAVDAEGAHVAIEIKRHGGIDGVEQLTRYVELLNRDSTLTPVRGIFAAQTITPQARTLAEDRGFECLVLDYEDMKEQDSDEIMLF, encoded by the coding sequence ATGCGCATAATCGTAACTGAATGTTCCGCCCGTTATTCCGGCCGCCTCAACGCCTCCCTGCCGACGGCGAGACGGGTCATCTTGGTGAAAGCGGACCAGAGCTGCCTCATTTTCTCCGAGCTGGGGTCCTATAAACCGCTCAATTGGATGGTGGCTCCCTGCACTTTGCGCGAATTCGGCCCGGATAGTCCACGTTTCGTGTCCGCCTGCCTTGATATGGAGATCGGGTACGCTGACGACTTGGTCCATGAGGAAGAAGATGAGGACGATAACGAAGATAAGAATGAGAATAACAATAACGACGAAAACGGAATCAACGAGGGAATCGAAAACCCGGATAACGACGATGCTGGGATTGGGGCCGCATCAACTATGGAAGATGAGGCAGAGACTAACGAGACGGACGAGACGGATGGGTTGGATAAAGCGGACGAGTCTGACGAGACAGAAGAGACGGACAAGTCACAAGAGACCGGAACGATGTCTGCTGATCTGAATCAGGTCCCCCAGGAATTCATCCATGTTTCGGCCGACAAGGGTCCTGACACCCTCCTCATCGCACTCTGGCGGATTTTCAGCGACCAGGAGTTCGACCTGGGACAGGATCCGGGTCTGACCAAGGATGGGGTGGAAGACCACCTCCAGCGTTTTCTGGCCGAGCAGATTGAGCGGATTGGGCCGGGCTCCCGGCTCGTCCGCAGGGAATTCCCCACGCCGATCGGCCCTGTGGACATCATGGCCGTTGACGCCGAAGGGGCGCATGTGGCGATTGAAATCAAAAGGCATGGTGGAATCGATGGAGTGGAACAGTTGACCCGGTATGTGGAGCTGTTGAACCGCGACTCTACCTTGACCCCGGTCCGGGGGATTTTCGCAGCCCAGACCATCACCCCTCAGGCCCGCACTTTGGCCGAAGACCGGGGGTTCGAATGCCTAGTCCTGGATTATGAGGATATGAAAGAGCAGGATTCGGACGAAATCATGCTCTTCTGA
- a CDS encoding FKBP-type peptidyl-prolyl cis-trans isomerase: MRNSTNHTFRSLLFVVIALVCALAMCLSLSACGSSAPKAGTKDSFLQLTDKPFTAKGELGQKPTITFKTPYTVENFTYQTVQKGKGRAAKDGDMLCLQQIVYNPKTGKQINSTWEAGKTGVCSTYLSEKSVQKGFYKLFKGMTVNSTVVLGVTSDSSSNATSSANQEDYLLALTLTDARHMDLRATGSKVSTIDPALPKVTLGKKGEPSISGLTSYKSNGKLVSQTLLQGNGATVKSSDSVTVQYKGWVLGGDASKPFDSSWKRGYPISFSLSGVIKGWRDGLAGKKVGSQILIIVPPDQGYGSTAQTGIPANSTLVFVVDILAVN; the protein is encoded by the coding sequence ATGAGAAATTCCACGAATCATACTTTTCGATCCCTCCTTTTCGTCGTCATCGCTCTGGTCTGCGCCTTGGCCATGTGCCTGAGCCTGTCCGCTTGCGGCTCATCCGCCCCAAAAGCCGGCACCAAGGACTCTTTCCTCCAGCTGACCGACAAACCTTTCACAGCCAAAGGCGAGTTGGGGCAAAAACCCACCATCACCTTCAAGACCCCCTATACGGTGGAAAACTTCACCTATCAGACCGTCCAGAAGGGGAAGGGACGAGCGGCGAAAGACGGGGACATGCTCTGCCTGCAGCAGATCGTCTATAATCCTAAGACCGGCAAACAGATCAATTCCACCTGGGAGGCCGGCAAGACGGGGGTCTGCTCGACCTATCTGAGCGAAAAATCCGTCCAAAAAGGGTTCTATAAGCTCTTCAAAGGCATGACCGTCAATTCGACGGTCGTTCTGGGAGTCACTTCGGATTCCTCCTCCAACGCCACCTCTTCCGCCAACCAGGAAGACTACCTCTTGGCCCTCACCCTGACCGACGCCCGGCACATGGACCTGCGAGCAACAGGCAGCAAAGTCTCCACGATTGACCCGGCCTTGCCCAAGGTGACTTTGGGGAAGAAGGGTGAACCGTCGATTTCAGGCCTCACCTCGTATAAGTCCAACGGAAAGCTGGTCTCTCAGACCCTTCTGCAGGGCAATGGGGCTACGGTCAAGTCCAGCGATTCCGTGACCGTCCAATACAAGGGGTGGGTTCTGGGCGGAGACGCGTCCAAGCCTTTCGACAGCTCTTGGAAGCGTGGATACCCCATCAGTTTCAGCCTCTCCGGCGTCATCAAAGGATGGCGTGATGGCTTGGCCGGCAAGAAGGTCGGATCCCAGATCCTCATCATCGTTCCTCCCGACCAAGGCTACGGTTCCACTGCCCAGACGGGGATTCCGGCGAACTCGACCCTGGTCTTTGTGGTTGATATTCTGGCAGTGAACTGA
- a CDS encoding HU family DNA-binding protein, whose product MAYNKSDLVAKIAQKTSLTKAQSEAAVNAFQEVLVESLKSGEGLRLTGVLSASRVKRAARTGRNPRTGETINIPAGYGVKLQAGSLLKKAVA is encoded by the coding sequence ATGGCATACAACAAGTCTGATCTCGTTGCAAAGATCGCTCAGAAGACCAGCCTGACCAAGGCTCAGTCTGAAGCTGCTGTCAACGCTTTCCAGGAAGTTCTCGTTGAGTCCCTCAAATCCGGTGAAGGTCTGCGCCTGACCGGTGTTCTTTCCGCTTCTCGCGTGAAGCGCGCCGCCCGTACCGGCCGCAACCCCCGCACTGGCGAAACCATCAACATCCCCGCAGGTTATGGGGTCAAGCTCCAGGCCGGCTCTTTGCTGAAGAAGGCCGTTGCCTAA
- a CDS encoding FtsX-like permease family protein, with the protein MFTIGLRDARSHFSRFLMSIIAIALGVAFVVGSFSFRNMLEDQMNAAFAASSEGDVYIRGARKQSGVSASPLLDHNSIKTGLIKDVAKVSGVKSAVRMITLNNSALVDKSGNAVSLGGTGTVTTVSMAENASWRSTIFLKGTYPRGYGEIALLDETAKTARLSVGDKTTFVYPSGPRKVKISGVFSLKQVAQGTYYVGIDPAVAERENAYMTMGTAKTAGTKPSSASASASSGSASIPSRSTPSSPANQSASGNGSPSGQAGGQTSGQGMAASRLPATAMSPQAAQALKARQEAELKARQEAIRKAQKAAEEKMIAQANEVTTSITVYGKANHGRPLTHDQQVALAKRINKVLEANPLSRGKCEARAITGDTLRQEQKDNTNTTMGFLQPMILIFAFIALFVGAFIIANTFSMIVRESMRGYALLRSVGASPSQVFMTVIVQALLMGLIGSVIGVFLGWGFMALIAWGLSKTGSAMGGFTMPGLNAVILGIVVGILVSLIGAALPARRAAYAPPIQAMNETVNPQKPTRLRGWIGLAMLAVGLFFWWLTVALADHKGTSGAGPTVIPALNTMSSNTTLAVGSVLVIIAVIVITPSLVIPAQRVLGFLPALPFPVSGKLAARNLDRSKRRTANTAAALFVSLAIVAAIGTLTASLTASTAGLVDNGLKATFLIRSQTTGLPNGVEKDVESVTGVKSVLPLEMIPRLKYNGKQLTAVTVAVKPNFFTDVFESHMTSGVSVPAARKGEIIVGKTIADDNKWKVGQTVTISSPDASLKAKIGGITDSAMQSQVVFLPQSLKGKLLKSYSGYTYILYATIKAGASPEERKAVQNRLRKAVKKYYVVSVLDKDGIKSTAALMINSIMIIVDALLALSIIIAIFGVVNTMALSILERTREIGLLRAIGTSRGQVRGMIAIEAIMISILGTVLGLAVGVAAGCVIQKTYSSSGLATLSIPWWQIGFFLVLSIFVGLIASLSPARKALQVPVLDAVSDE; encoded by the coding sequence ATGTTCACCATCGGCCTGCGCGACGCGCGTTCGCATTTCTCCCGTTTCCTCATGTCAATCATCGCCATCGCCTTGGGCGTGGCCTTCGTGGTGGGCTCCTTCTCCTTCAGGAACATGCTGGAAGACCAGATGAACGCCGCCTTCGCCGCTTCATCCGAAGGGGACGTCTACATCCGCGGCGCTCGGAAGCAAAGCGGGGTCTCGGCTTCCCCGCTGCTGGACCACAACAGCATCAAAACCGGCCTCATCAAAGATGTGGCCAAGGTCTCGGGGGTCAAATCCGCCGTCCGCATGATCACCCTCAATAACTCTGCCTTGGTCGATAAGTCGGGTAACGCCGTCAGCTTGGGCGGGACGGGGACGGTGACGACCGTCTCCATGGCGGAAAACGCCTCCTGGCGGTCCACGATCTTCCTCAAAGGCACCTATCCCCGTGGGTACGGCGAAATCGCTTTGCTGGACGAGACGGCCAAGACGGCCAGGCTCTCCGTCGGGGATAAGACCACTTTCGTCTATCCCAGCGGTCCCCGCAAGGTCAAGATCAGCGGCGTCTTCTCCCTCAAGCAAGTGGCTCAGGGGACCTATTACGTGGGCATCGACCCGGCGGTGGCCGAAAGGGAGAACGCCTATATGACCATGGGGACGGCGAAGACGGCCGGAACCAAGCCTTCTTCGGCTTCAGCTTCAGCATCTTCCGGATCGGCTTCGATCCCTTCCAGGTCAACCCCTTCCAGTCCGGCCAATCAATCCGCCAGCGGCAACGGCAGCCCTTCCGGTCAGGCCGGCGGGCAGACCAGTGGACAGGGGATGGCGGCCTCCCGCCTGCCCGCGACCGCCATGAGCCCACAAGCGGCCCAAGCCCTCAAAGCCCGTCAGGAAGCCGAACTCAAGGCCCGGCAAGAGGCGATCCGCAAAGCCCAGAAGGCTGCTGAAGAGAAGATGATCGCCCAAGCCAACGAAGTCACCACCTCCATCACCGTCTATGGGAAAGCCAACCATGGCAGGCCCCTGACCCATGATCAGCAAGTCGCCTTGGCGAAGCGAATCAACAAGGTGCTGGAGGCCAACCCTCTCAGCCGAGGGAAATGCGAGGCCCGGGCCATCACCGGCGACACCCTGCGGCAGGAGCAGAAAGACAACACCAACACCACGATGGGCTTCCTCCAGCCCATGATTCTGATCTTCGCCTTCATCGCCCTTTTCGTCGGCGCTTTCATCATCGCCAACACCTTCTCCATGATCGTGCGCGAGTCAATGCGGGGCTACGCTTTGCTTCGTTCGGTCGGGGCCAGCCCTTCCCAAGTCTTCATGACCGTCATCGTCCAGGCCTTGCTGATGGGGCTGATCGGCTCGGTCATCGGGGTCTTCCTGGGGTGGGGGTTCATGGCCCTCATCGCCTGGGGCTTGTCCAAGACCGGGTCGGCCATGGGCGGATTCACCATGCCGGGGCTGAACGCCGTCATTCTGGGGATCGTCGTCGGCATCCTGGTCTCCCTGATCGGAGCGGCCTTGCCTGCCCGCCGCGCGGCATACGCCCCACCCATCCAGGCCATGAACGAGACCGTGAACCCGCAGAAACCGACCCGGCTGAGAGGCTGGATAGGCCTGGCCATGCTGGCCGTCGGCCTCTTCTTCTGGTGGCTGACTGTGGCCTTGGCCGACCATAAGGGCACAAGCGGGGCGGGTCCCACCGTGATCCCCGCTTTGAATACGATGTCCAGCAACACCACCTTGGCAGTTGGCTCCGTCCTGGTCATCATTGCCGTCATCGTCATCACCCCCTCCCTGGTCATCCCTGCCCAAAGGGTCCTCGGCTTCCTGCCTGCCCTTCCCTTCCCGGTCTCCGGAAAGCTGGCGGCCCGCAACCTGGATAGGTCCAAGAGGCGCACGGCCAACACGGCAGCTGCGCTTTTCGTCAGTCTGGCCATCGTGGCGGCCATCGGCACTTTGACGGCCAGCCTGACCGCCTCCACCGCCGGCCTGGTGGACAATGGTCTGAAGGCGACCTTCCTCATCCGCTCCCAGACCACGGGTCTGCCCAACGGGGTGGAGAAGGACGTCGAATCGGTCACAGGGGTCAAATCCGTCCTGCCCTTGGAGATGATCCCCCGGCTCAAATACAACGGGAAGCAGTTGACGGCTGTCACCGTGGCCGTCAAGCCCAACTTCTTCACCGACGTCTTCGAATCCCACATGACCTCCGGCGTCTCCGTCCCGGCCGCCCGCAAAGGGGAGATCATCGTCGGCAAGACCATCGCGGACGACAACAAATGGAAGGTGGGACAGACGGTGACCATCAGCTCCCCGGATGCCAGTCTGAAGGCCAAGATCGGGGGCATCACCGATTCGGCCATGCAGAGCCAGGTGGTCTTCCTGCCGCAGTCGCTGAAAGGGAAGCTGCTCAAGAGCTACAGCGGCTACACTTACATCCTCTATGCCACCATCAAAGCCGGGGCCAGCCCTGAAGAGCGCAAGGCCGTGCAAAACCGCTTACGCAAGGCCGTGAAGAAGTATTACGTGGTCTCGGTCCTGGACAAAGACGGGATCAAATCCACCGCCGCCCTCATGATCAACAGCATCATGATCATCGTGGACGCCCTGCTGGCCCTGTCCATCATCATCGCCATCTTCGGCGTGGTCAACACCATGGCCTTGTCCATCCTGGAGAGGACCCGGGAAATCGGCCTTTTGCGGGCCATCGGGACCAGCAGGGGGCAAGTGCGGGGCATGATCGCCATCGAAGCCATCATGATCTCCATCCTGGGGACCGTTTTGGGACTGGCCGTCGGGGTCGCGGCGGGGTGCGTCATCCAAAAGACGTACAGTTCCAGCGGTTTGGCCACTTTGAGCATCCCCTGGTGGCAGATTGGCTTCTTCCTGGTCCTGTCCATCTTCGTCGGCCTCATCGCCAGCCTGTCTCCGGCCCGCAAAGCCCTGCAGGTGCCGGTGTTGGATGCGGTCAGCGATGAATGA